The proteins below come from a single Miscanthus floridulus cultivar M001 chromosome 1, ASM1932011v1, whole genome shotgun sequence genomic window:
- the LOC136482908 gene encoding spindle pole body component 110-like — translation MAAASPPASSSPPPPSAADGDGDRVGCGAARCSSPTPAQRRRTSPNRSGGSARKNPGSRDFGGGSVLKSVNKSTLHFKKSRNRRSGSPNNWTPRKKTESYMKRKIKHLQEADGMTASLHETLGNANPHYTRMAREKIAAREAARKATDARKAAMVEASWCRILRAARIQNKNADEVMEKAMLHAAEAFEEARAMGVMMYDRPDCPHQQYEVESSSHTGAQSTHKVTASFQTAFQVDMEVSAAVKKAFVQLANSPDSAKREEFKELLWKISQNPDLTETGENSKDKQQLVDCSNEDTSVLKLNKENISSSCVSSDFNTTKVQESIDVVNIMLERLKALHEEELASLAVIVATSGLNAALQNERSKYHETGAENNIGAGSLRSQARRYSTAASFIGVQGPKKEVTSELPSLDKFLVKHLSKLEREVQAAREASRKSTSVKSATQGAHSQFTGSNAKAPESTSDLSSILVKHVSKLEKEILEAKKINQRIRQVEGSCEDVKSNDKQLEFNKIQPEAENNCDLKGSCESKGYCKDRNHIKDNYDCVQEYKENKNWYSRQLPPSGAKDKQGGKRLTRVEAARLEALKSFCTIDGNTLDAGLDKIFIKPIHRLEKEKREAREGQINVQKHPQKLGQSATVTEGLDDILVKHVSRLEREKIDYQKKEDALGEGWTNVQKHPQKLGQSTTVTEGLDDILVKHVSRLEREKIDYQKRNALGEGWTNVPHDQRTNDNNGKSSDSLDQVLVKHVSRLEREKLEYEKRNALEGGTSVQDNREIHCSNAAASGSLDQILVKHVSRLEKEKIEHEKDGGMILLKKSQTQCTNEAAGSLADIFVKRPTKLEQAKLASAAEEKPASGLNPVEERRRARQKELLDAWGGMGLGNSMKPHVSKIERDKAAWRIAEDEQKQMTAAREP, via the exons atggccgccgcctctCCTCCAGCCTCCTCATCTCCCCCTCCTCCCAGCGCAGCCGACGGCGACGGGGACAGGGTTGGGTGCGGCGCCGCCCGCTGCTcctcgcccacgcccgcgcaacGCAGGAGGACCTCCCCCAACCGCAGCGGCGGGAGCGCCCGCAAG AATCCAGGGTCAAGAGATTTTGGAGGAGGTTCAGTTCTAAAATCTGTGAATAAGTCAACATTGCACTTCAAGAAATCTAGGAACCGCAGGAGTGGTTCCCCTAACAACTGGACCCCTCGGAAGAAGACTGAATCGTACATGAAGAGAAAGATCAAGcatcttcag GAAGCTGATGGAATGACTGCGTCCCTCCATGAGACTCTAGGAAATGCAAATCCTCACTATACTAGGATGGCAAGGGAGAAGATTGCAGCGAGAGAGGCAGCCAGAAAGGCAACAGATGCTCGCAAAGCTGCTATGGTTGAAGCTTCATGGTGCAGAATTCTTCGAGCAGCTAG GATCCAAAATAAAAATGCTGATGAAGTTATGGAGAAGGCCATGCTACATGCGGCTGAAGCATTTGAGGAAGCTCGAGCAATGGGTGTGATGATGTATGACAGACCTGACTGTCCACATCAGCAGTATGAGGTGGAATCATCGTCGCATACTGGAGCACAATCAACCCATAAAGTTACCGCATCATTTCAGACAGCTTTTCAGGTTGATATGGAGGTTTCTGCTGCAGTCAAAAAGGCATTTGTTCAACTCGCAAACTCTCCAGATTCAGCAAAGAGAGAAGAGTTTAAGGAGCTATTATGGAAAATCAGCCAAAATCCTGATTTGACAGAGACTGGTGAGAATTCTAAAGATAAACAGCAGCTGGTTGACTGTAGCAATGAAGATACAAGTGTGTTGAAACTCAATAAAGAAAACATCAGCAGCAGCTGTGTTTCTTCTGATTTCAATACCACAAAAGTTCAAGAATCCATAGATGTTGTTAACATTATGCTTGAAAGGCTAAAAGCTCTTCATGAAGAAGAGCTTGCCTCCTTAGCAGTCATTGTAGCTACATCTGGCCTTAATGCTGCACTTCAGAATGAAAGAAGCAAATATCATGAAACAGGCGCTGAGAACAACATTGGTGCTGGGTCACTCAGATCACAAGCAAGGAGGTATTCTACTGCAGCGAGTTTTATTGGTGTCCAAGGACCAAAGAAAGAAGTCACTTCTGAGTTACCAAGTCTGGATAAGTTCTTGGTGAAGCATCTTTCAAAACTTGAAAGAGAAGTTCAGGCAGCAAGAGAAGCAAGCAGAAAATCCACTTCAGTAAAGTCTGCCACACAAGGTGCCCACAGCCAATTTACAGGCAGCAATGCAAAGGCGCCAGAATCAACTTCAGACCTCAGCAGCATTCTGGTGAAGCATGTGTCTAAGCTCGAGAAGGAGATCCTGGAAGCAAAGAAGATCAACCAAAGAATTCGCCAGGTGGAAGGAAGTTGCGAGGATGTCAAATCAAATGACAAACAATTGGAATTTAACAAGATTCAACCAGAAGCTGAAAATAACTGTGATTTAAAGGGAAGCTGTGAATCCAAGGGATACTGCAAAGATAGAAATCACATAAAAGATAATTATGATTGTGTGCAAGAATACAAAGAGAACAAAAATTGGTATTCACGTCAGCTACCACCCTCTGGTGCAAAGGACAAACAGGGTGGCAAGAGGTTAACTCGAGTTGAAGCTGCTAGGCTGGAAGCACTTAAATCATTTTGTACTATAGATGGCAACACATTAGATGCTGGCCTGGACAAGATCTTCATTAAGCCAATCCATAGATTGGAGAAGGAAAAGAGGGAAGCACGTGAAGGACAAATCAATGTGCAGAAACATCCCCAGAAGCTTGGTCAAAGTGCAACAGTGACAGAGGGCTTAGATGACATCTTAGTGAAGCATGTCTCAAGGCTGGAAAGAGAAAAGATTGACTACCAAAAAAAGGAGGATGCACTGGGAGAAGGATGGACCAATGTGCAGAAACATCCCCAGAAGCTTGGTCAAAGCACAACTGTGACAGAGGGCTTAGATGATATCTTAGTGAAGCATGTATCAAGGCTGGAAAGAGAAAAGATTGATTACCAAAAGAGGAATGCACTGGGAGAAGGATGGACCAATGTGCCACATGATCAGCGGACGAATGATAACAATGGCAAATCATCTGATAGTTTGGATCAAGTCTTAGTGAAGCATGTAAGTCGACTGGAAAGGGAAAAGTTGGAATATGAAAAGAGGAATGCACTAGAAGGAGGAACAAGTGTGCAGGATAACAGGGAAATACACTGTAGCAATGCTGCAGCCTCTGGTAGTTTAGATCAAATCTTAGTGAAACATGTCTCCAGACTTGAAAAGGAGAAGATAGAGCATGAAAAGGACGGTGGTATGATCCTGCTAAAGAAGAGTCAGACACAATGTACAAATGAAGCTGCAGGAAGCCTGGCTGACATCTTTGTCAAGCGTCCAACCAAGCTTGAACAGGCGAAACTGGCTTCTGCTGCCGAGGAAAAACCAGCTAGTGGCTTGAACCCTGTCGAAGAGCGTAGAAGAGCTAGACAGAAGGAGCTTCTGGATGCGTGGGGAGGAATGGGTCTGGGGAACTCGATGAAGCCCCATGTATCAAAGATTGAGAGGGATAAG GCTGCTTGGAGGATAGCCGAGGATGAACAGAAGCAGATGACTGCTGCAAGGGAGCCATGA
- the LOC136482920 gene encoding uncharacterized protein: MENKLASHWDMELLKMAMLRHEETFRQQVHELHRLYRVQKQLMGRPGRRRSSAAGARKGGGRRRRQPRRALDLHLRLPADECVVVTPPPAEDGLELTLAIGSSGGRCQRRRRDEPERTGTATPLASESDISGGSGSLTASESSTDTGGSAPYQIQRAMTPAFRLQEATTVPKVKPPPRSPWLVQCVSLEMA, translated from the exons ATGGAGAATAAGCTTGCGAGTCACTGGGACATGGAGCTCCTGAAGATGGCCATGCTCAGGCACGAAGAGACCTTCAGGCAGCAG GTCCATGAATTACACCGGCTGTACCGCGTCCAGAAGCAGCTGATGGGCCGTCCAGGCCGTCGTCGGAGCTCAGCTGCCGGCGCCAGAaaaggcggcggccggcggcgcagGCAGCCGCGGCGCGCGCTGGACCTGCACCTGCGCCTCCCCGCCGACGAGTGCGTCGTCGTCACGCCACCGCCAGCGGAGGACGGGCTGGAGCTGACGCTAGCCATCGGCAGTAGTGGCGGCCGGTGCCAGAGGAGGCGGCGGGATGAGCCTGAGAGAACGGGCACCGCTACCCCCTTGGCCTCGGAGTCGGACATCTCCGGGGGGAGCGggagcctgacggcgtcggagtcGTCGACGGACACCGGCGGATCAGCACCATATCAGATTCAGAGGGCAATGACGCCGGCGTTCCGTCTCCAGGAAGCGACGACGGTGCCGAAGGTGAAGCCGCCACCGCGGTCACCGTGGCTCGTGCAGTGCGTCAGCCTCGAGATGGCGTGA
- the LOC136482936 gene encoding uncharacterized protein: MRRPRPKTVKRRIDAAIDHLAQYGFAEPQIRNIINNLLQLALYGRDGWVFLEEESYRMVLNRLLEEQAQQDQKQEAAAAEEASPQNCMEVSRVHGEAPNESRSALELQASANSSPPPEYVLPMPPAKGPPCAGPPCYGWISEESETESEPEDGEMLSHAGPVIFAKKDIPNPVETLPSKRK, translated from the exons ATGAGGCGGCCGAGGCCCAAGACAGTAAAACGCCGGATCGACGCCGCCATTGACCACCTCGCCCAGTACGGCTTCGCCGAGCCCCAAATCCGCAACATCATCAACAACCTCCTGCAGTTAGCT CTGTATGGGAGAGATGGGTGGGTCTTCCTGGAGGAGGAATCATACCGTATGGTGCTTAACAGACTCCTGGAAGAACAGGCGCAGCAGGATCAG AAACAAGAAGCAGCTGCTGCAGAAGAGGCATCACCACAAAATTGTATGGAAGTCTCACGAGTGCATGGTGAGGCACCGAATGAATCTCGGTCAGCCCTTGAACTGCAAGCTTCTGCCAACAGTTCACCTCCCCCGGAATATGTACTGCCAATGCCTCCAGCAAAAGGACCTCCTTGTGCAGGGCCTCCCTGCTATGGATGGATTAGTGAAGAGTCCGAGACTGAGAGTGAACCAGAGGATGGAGAAATGCTTTCTCATGCAGGGCCTGTAATTTTCGCCAAAAAGGATATACCAAATCCTGTGGAGACGTTGCCTTCTAAAAGGAAGTGA